A stretch of Rhododendron vialii isolate Sample 1 chromosome 4a, ASM3025357v1 DNA encodes these proteins:
- the LOC131322406 gene encoding protein translation factor SUI1 homolog isoform X2 has translation MVELDVQIPTTFDPFAEANDDSAASGTKGYVHIRIQQRNGRKSLTTVQGLKKEFSYEKILKDLKKEFCCNGTVVVDKELGKVIQLQGDQRKNVSNFLVQAGIVKKDQIKLHGF, from the exons ATGGTTGAACTCGACGTCCAAATCCCAACTACTTTTG ATCCATTTGCTGAGGCCAACGACGACTCTGCTGCCAGTGGAACGAAAGGGTATGTGCATATTCGTATCCAACAGAGGAATGGAAGGAAAAGCCTGACTACAGTGCAAGGGCTGAAGAAAGAGTTCAGCTACGAAAAGATCCTCAAGGATCTCAAGAAGGAATTCTGCTGTAATGGTACTGTTGTCGTGGACAAAGAACTTGGCAAG GTTATTCAACTCCAGGGTGATCAGCGGAAGAATGTTTCCAATTTCCTTGTCCAG GCTGGGATTGTGAAGAAGGATCAGATAAAGTTGCATGGTTTCTAA
- the LOC131322406 gene encoding protein translation factor SUI1 homolog isoform X1 encodes MVELDVQIPTTFDPFAEANDDSAASGTKGYVHIRIQQRNGRKSLTTVQGLKKEFSYEKILKDLKKEFCCNGTVVVDKELGKVIIKQTPNFIHPSGISKGMLIMYNKILLSYEQVIQLQGDQRKNVSNFLVQVISSFSIDRIS; translated from the exons ATGGTTGAACTCGACGTCCAAATCCCAACTACTTTTG ATCCATTTGCTGAGGCCAACGACGACTCTGCTGCCAGTGGAACGAAAGGGTATGTGCATATTCGTATCCAACAGAGGAATGGAAGGAAAAGCCTGACTACAGTGCAAGGGCTGAAGAAAGAGTTCAGCTACGAAAAGATCCTCAAGGATCTCAAGAAGGAATTCTGCTGTAATGGTACTGTTGTCGTGGACAAAGAACTTGGCAAGGTAATAATTAAGCAAACACCAAATTTTATACATCCCTCGGGTATCTCTAAGGGAATGCTGATCATGTATAACAAAATCCTCCTTTCTTATGAACAGGTTATTCAACTCCAGGGTGATCAGCGGAAGAATGTTTCCAATTTCCTTGTCCAGGTAATTTCTTCTTTCTCGATTGATAGGATTTCATAG
- the LOC131322404 gene encoding reactive Intermediate Deaminase A, chloroplastic, translated as MTWCAAARSLHMPAIDVGALRNRATLAVGIGVVSMAGFSLWRSSSSFSLRSKPFAFLGISTSASVKEAVMTDKAPAALGPYSQAIKANNLLFVSGVLGLIPETGKFISESVEDQTEQVLKNMGEILKASGANYSSVVKTTIMLADLNDFKKVNEIYAKYFPSPAPARSTYQVAALPLNARIEIECIAAL; from the exons ATGACGTGGTGCGCCGCCGCGAGATCCTTACATATGCCGGCGATCGACGTGGGCGCACTGCGCAATCGAGCTACTCTGGCCGTCGGCATCGGCGTCGTATCGATGGCGGGCTTCAGCTTGTGGCGATCATCGTCTTCGTTCTCGTTGCGATCGAAGCCCTTCGCTTTCTTAGGCATTTCAACCAGTGCGA GTGTAAAGGAGGCTGTTATGACTGACAAGGCTCCAGCTGCATTGGGACCATATTCTCAGGCCATCAAAGCCAATAACCTTCTTTTTGTGTCTGGTGTACTGGGTCTCATTCCAGAG ACAGGGAAGTTCATCTCCGAGAGTGTAGAGGACCAAACAGAGCAG GTTTTGAAAAATATGGGGGAGATTCTGAAAGCGAGTGGTGCCAACTATTCCTCGGTAGTTAAGACCACAATCAT gTTGGCTGACTTGAACGACTTCAAGAAAGTGAATGAAATTTATGCTAAAT ACTTTCCCTCACCAGCTCCAGCTCGTTCAACATATCAAGTGGCAGCATTACCGTTGAATGCAAGAATTGAAATCGAGTGCATTGCAGCCCTCTGA
- the LOC131322403 gene encoding OVARIAN TUMOR DOMAIN-containing deubiquitinating enzyme 2 isoform X2 encodes MNFPNLLLHISFCLFICTCVSSLSFLCFTFKQLSSWYIFIFNMEGAIVRRVIPSDNSCLFNAVGYVMDHDKHKAPELRQVIAATVASDPTQYSEAFLGKPNEEYCTWILNPEKWGGAIELAILSDYYGREIGAYDIQTSRCDLYGQGKNYHERVMLIYDGLHYDALAMSPSDGAPEEFDQTIFPVHKDRTIGPVERLTLNLVKEQQRKRSYTDTANFTLRCGVCQIGVIGQKEAVEHAQATGHVNFQEYR; translated from the exons ATGAATTTTCCGAATCTCCTCTTACATATCTCTTTCTGTCTATTTATATGCACTTGCGTGTCCTCATTGTCATTTCTTTGCTTTACTTTCAAGCAATTGAGTTCTTG gtacatatttatttttaacatGGAAGGTGCTATCGTTAGGAGGGTCATTCCATCAGACAACAGCTGCCTCTTCAATGCTGTTGG GTATGTTATGGACCATGACAAACACAAAGCTCCTGAGTTGAGACAG GTTATAGCTGCGACAGTGGCCAGTGATCCAACACAATATTCTGAAGCATTCCTTGGGAAGCCAAATGAAGAGTATTGTACCTGGATTCTTAACCCGGAGAAGTGGGGAG GTGCCATTGAGCTTGCAATATTATCAGATTATTATGGACGTGAAATCGGAGCATATGATATCCAAACCTCAAGATGTGATTTGTATGGACAG GGAAAAAACTATCATGAAAGGGTAATGCTAATTTATGATGGGCTCCATTACGATGCTCTGGCC ATGTCTCCTTCTGATGGAGCTCCAGAAGAGTTTGACCAGACAATATTCCCTGTGCATAAGGATAGGACTATTGGGCCAGTTGAAAGGCTCACTCTCAATCTTGTTAAGGAACAGCAAAG GAAAAGGAGTTACACCGACACTGCCAACTTCACTTTGCGATGTGGGGTCTGCCAGATTGGAGTCATTGGCCAAAAG GAAGCTGTGGAACATGCACAAGCAACTGGACATGTCAACTTCCAAGAATATAGATGA
- the LOC131322403 gene encoding OVARIAN TUMOR DOMAIN-containing deubiquitinating enzyme 2 isoform X1: MYIFIFNMEGAIVRRVIPSDNSCLFNAVGYVMDHDKHKAPELRQVIAATVASDPTQYSEAFLGKPNEEYCTWILNPEKWGGAIELAILSDYYGREIGAYDIQTSRCDLYGQGKNYHERVMLIYDGLHYDALAMSPSDGAPEEFDQTIFPVHKDRTIGPVERLTLNLVKEQQRKRSYTDTANFTLRCGVCQIGVIGQKEAVEHAQATGHVNFQEYR; encoded by the exons AT gtacatatttatttttaacatGGAAGGTGCTATCGTTAGGAGGGTCATTCCATCAGACAACAGCTGCCTCTTCAATGCTGTTGG GTATGTTATGGACCATGACAAACACAAAGCTCCTGAGTTGAGACAG GTTATAGCTGCGACAGTGGCCAGTGATCCAACACAATATTCTGAAGCATTCCTTGGGAAGCCAAATGAAGAGTATTGTACCTGGATTCTTAACCCGGAGAAGTGGGGAG GTGCCATTGAGCTTGCAATATTATCAGATTATTATGGACGTGAAATCGGAGCATATGATATCCAAACCTCAAGATGTGATTTGTATGGACAG GGAAAAAACTATCATGAAAGGGTAATGCTAATTTATGATGGGCTCCATTACGATGCTCTGGCC ATGTCTCCTTCTGATGGAGCTCCAGAAGAGTTTGACCAGACAATATTCCCTGTGCATAAGGATAGGACTATTGGGCCAGTTGAAAGGCTCACTCTCAATCTTGTTAAGGAACAGCAAAG GAAAAGGAGTTACACCGACACTGCCAACTTCACTTTGCGATGTGGGGTCTGCCAGATTGGAGTCATTGGCCAAAAG GAAGCTGTGGAACATGCACAAGCAACTGGACATGTCAACTTCCAAGAATATAGATGA
- the LOC131322403 gene encoding OVARIAN TUMOR DOMAIN-containing deubiquitinating enzyme 2 isoform X3, with protein MEGAIVRRVIPSDNSCLFNAVGYVMDHDKHKAPELRQVIAATVASDPTQYSEAFLGKPNEEYCTWILNPEKWGGAIELAILSDYYGREIGAYDIQTSRCDLYGQGKNYHERVMLIYDGLHYDALAMSPSDGAPEEFDQTIFPVHKDRTIGPVERLTLNLVKEQQRKRSYTDTANFTLRCGVCQIGVIGQKEAVEHAQATGHVNFQEYR; from the exons atGGAAGGTGCTATCGTTAGGAGGGTCATTCCATCAGACAACAGCTGCCTCTTCAATGCTGTTGG GTATGTTATGGACCATGACAAACACAAAGCTCCTGAGTTGAGACAG GTTATAGCTGCGACAGTGGCCAGTGATCCAACACAATATTCTGAAGCATTCCTTGGGAAGCCAAATGAAGAGTATTGTACCTGGATTCTTAACCCGGAGAAGTGGGGAG GTGCCATTGAGCTTGCAATATTATCAGATTATTATGGACGTGAAATCGGAGCATATGATATCCAAACCTCAAGATGTGATTTGTATGGACAG GGAAAAAACTATCATGAAAGGGTAATGCTAATTTATGATGGGCTCCATTACGATGCTCTGGCC ATGTCTCCTTCTGATGGAGCTCCAGAAGAGTTTGACCAGACAATATTCCCTGTGCATAAGGATAGGACTATTGGGCCAGTTGAAAGGCTCACTCTCAATCTTGTTAAGGAACAGCAAAG GAAAAGGAGTTACACCGACACTGCCAACTTCACTTTGCGATGTGGGGTCTGCCAGATTGGAGTCATTGGCCAAAAG GAAGCTGTGGAACATGCACAAGCAACTGGACATGTCAACTTCCAAGAATATAGATGA
- the LOC131322392 gene encoding uncharacterized protein LOC131322392 isoform X2, producing the protein MKIPSETLDLVRDSDLRTKSQKPPRRKSRSPAGVRLKRVGGPAGRRSRPETPEKFHSGDKCRSGDGKEERLWPEAGRKLSSRELAAVLWRLRLPEVAGSGGERSSLPKNGRLGLQFEPLLRFSNPAMEGATKWDTMCLKTADEVQLISDRSKHLDREANAVSAISALKVELKQAKTRIHELETERQSSKKKLEHFLKKLSEERATWRSREHEKIRVIIDDIKSDLNRERKNRQRLEMVNSKMVNELADVKLLSKRYMQEYEKEKKARELIEEVCDELAKEIGEDKTEVEDLKRESMKLREEVDEERKMLQMAEVWREERVQMKLVDAKVMVAEKYSQMNKLVADLETFLSLRNEIPDGEETRKAEFLRKAAAAVNIQGIKEFAYEPPNPNEIFSVFEDVNCREANERREVGDCSGSSHVSCTSGVRTMSREANMFNEDRLLRPSNSCFEESGDMEEDDSGWETVSHVDDQGSSSSPEGSNPSVNKIGWEDNACEYTQIAEIREVTEFAMRNSKTVPFASRILKSCPNSGDNCKIIAGEGMMNGRISNGSRLSSGASISPDRGSGKGTVSPQDLAGQWSSPELGNPQITQGLKGPIEWPRGVQKSSLKAKLLEARIESQKMQLRQVLKQKG; encoded by the exons ATGAAAATCCCCTCCGAAACCCTAGACCTGGTTCGAGATTCAGATCTTCGGACTAAGTCTCAGAAGCCGCCGCGCCGGAAATCGAGGAGCCCGGCCGGAGTGAGGCTGAAAAGGGTCGGAGGACCGGCGGGGAGGCGGAGCAGGCCCGAGACGCCGGAGAAGTTTCACAGCGGAGACAAATGCAGGAGTGGTGATGGCAAGGAGGAGAGGCTGTGGCCGGAGGCCGGTCGGAAGCTTTCTTCGAGAGAGCTTGCGGCGGTACTGTGGAGGTTACGTTTGCCGGAGGTAGCCGGATCCGGTGGCGAGCGGTCTAGTCTGCCCAAGAACGGTCGGTTAGGGCTTCAG TTCGAACCTCTACTTCGATTTTCCAACCCTGCTATGGAGGGGGCGACAAAATGGGACACTATGTGCTTGAAAACAGCAGACGAGGTACAACTAATTTCTGACCGCTCAAAACATCTTGACCGAGAAGCAAATGCCGTCTCAGCAATATCTGCACTCAAGGTAGAACTTAAACAAGCTAAAACTCGTATCCATGAGCTCGAGACAGAGAGACAGTCCTCAAAAAAGAAACTTGAGCACTTCTTAAAGAAACTCAGTGAGGAAAGGGCCACATGGCGGAGTAGAGAGCATGAGAAAATCCGTGTGATTATCGATGACATAAAATCTGACTTGAACCGGGAGAGGAAAAATCGTCAGAGGTTGGAAATGGTAAATTCCAAGATGGTCAATGAGCTTGCTGATGTCAAGTTACTGTCGAAGCGATATATGCAGGAGtatgagaaagagaagaaggcTAGGGAGTTAATAGAGGAAGTATGCGATGAGCTTGCCAAGGAAATTGGAGAAGACAAGACTGAAGTAGAAGACTTGAAGAGGGAATCCATGAAACTCCGTGAGGAAGTGGACGAAGAGAGGAAAATGTTGCAGATGGCTGAGGTGTGGCGTGAAGAACGGGTTCAGATGAAGCTGGTTGACGCGAAGGTGATGGTTGCAGAGAAGTATTCACAGATGAACAAGTTAGTAGCAGATTTAGAGACTTTTTTAAGTTTGAGAAATGAAATCCCAGATGGGGAGGAAACCAGAAAAGCAGAATTCCTTCGAAAGGCTGCTGCTGCAGTAAATATCCAAGGAATCAAGGAATTTGCGTACGAGCCTCCGAACCCAAATGagattttctctgtttttgaaGATGTCAATTGCCGTGAGGCCAATGAGAGGAGGGAGGTCGGAGATTGCAGTGGATCCAGTCATGTCAGTTGTACATCCGGGGTTCGTACTATGAGTCGTGAAGCTAACATGTTTAATGAAGACCGTCTGCTGAGACCTTCAAATTCATGTTTTGAAGAGAGTGGTGACATGGAAGAAGATGACAGTGGGTGGGAAACTGTGAGCcatgtagatgatcagggttcAAGTTCTTCACCTGAGGGGAGTAACCCATCCGTCAACAAGATTGGATGGGAAGATAATGCATGTGAATATACACAAATAGCAGAAATTCGTGAAGTTACTGAATTTGCAATGAGAAATTCGAAGACGGTGCCATTTGCATCTCGGATTTTGAAATCATGCCCAAATAGTGGTGATAACTGCAAGATAATTGCAGGGGAAGGGATGATGAATGGAAGGATCTCCAATGGCAGCAGGCTTTCAAGTGGGGCCAGCATTTCTCCGGATAGAGGTTCAGGTAAAGGCACGGTTAGTCCCCAGGATTTGGCGGGGCAATGGAGCTCACCTGAATTGGGGAATCCACAAATAACTCAAGGGCTGAAAGGGCCCATTGAATGGCCGCGTGGGGTGCAGAAGAGTAGTTTGAAAGCTAAGCTTTTGGAAGCCAGGATCGAGAGTCAGAAGATGCAATTGCGTCAAGTTCTTAAGCAGAAGGGTTAG
- the LOC131322392 gene encoding uncharacterized protein LOC131322392 isoform X1, with the protein MKIPSETLDLVRDSDLRTKSQKPPRRKSRSPAGVRLKRVGGPAGRRSRPETPEKFHSGDKCRSGDGKEERLWPEAGRKLSSRELAAVLWRLRLPEVAGSGGERSSLPKNGRLGLQYGASHTVVPFLGHQTHHNRRAHNSGGKDLMQSPRSISGPRNGYMYKFEPLLRFSNPAMEGATKWDTMCLKTADEVQLISDRSKHLDREANAVSAISALKVELKQAKTRIHELETERQSSKKKLEHFLKKLSEERATWRSREHEKIRVIIDDIKSDLNRERKNRQRLEMVNSKMVNELADVKLLSKRYMQEYEKEKKARELIEEVCDELAKEIGEDKTEVEDLKRESMKLREEVDEERKMLQMAEVWREERVQMKLVDAKVMVAEKYSQMNKLVADLETFLSLRNEIPDGEETRKAEFLRKAAAAVNIQGIKEFAYEPPNPNEIFSVFEDVNCREANERREVGDCSGSSHVSCTSGVRTMSREANMFNEDRLLRPSNSCFEESGDMEEDDSGWETVSHVDDQGSSSSPEGSNPSVNKIGWEDNACEYTQIAEIREVTEFAMRNSKTVPFASRILKSCPNSGDNCKIIAGEGMMNGRISNGSRLSSGASISPDRGSGKGTVSPQDLAGQWSSPELGNPQITQGLKGPIEWPRGVQKSSLKAKLLEARIESQKMQLRQVLKQKG; encoded by the exons ATGAAAATCCCCTCCGAAACCCTAGACCTGGTTCGAGATTCAGATCTTCGGACTAAGTCTCAGAAGCCGCCGCGCCGGAAATCGAGGAGCCCGGCCGGAGTGAGGCTGAAAAGGGTCGGAGGACCGGCGGGGAGGCGGAGCAGGCCCGAGACGCCGGAGAAGTTTCACAGCGGAGACAAATGCAGGAGTGGTGATGGCAAGGAGGAGAGGCTGTGGCCGGAGGCCGGTCGGAAGCTTTCTTCGAGAGAGCTTGCGGCGGTACTGTGGAGGTTACGTTTGCCGGAGGTAGCCGGATCCGGTGGCGAGCGGTCTAGTCTGCCCAAGAACGGTCGGTTAGGGCTTCAG TATGGAGCCAGTCATACTGTGGTGCCGTTTCTCGGTCATCAGACTCATCACAATAGGAGGGCGCATAATTCTGGGGGAAAGGATCTGATGCAGAGTCCCCGTTCAATCTCTGGTCCAAGAAATGGGTACATGTACAAG TTCGAACCTCTACTTCGATTTTCCAACCCTGCTATGGAGGGGGCGACAAAATGGGACACTATGTGCTTGAAAACAGCAGACGAGGTACAACTAATTTCTGACCGCTCAAAACATCTTGACCGAGAAGCAAATGCCGTCTCAGCAATATCTGCACTCAAGGTAGAACTTAAACAAGCTAAAACTCGTATCCATGAGCTCGAGACAGAGAGACAGTCCTCAAAAAAGAAACTTGAGCACTTCTTAAAGAAACTCAGTGAGGAAAGGGCCACATGGCGGAGTAGAGAGCATGAGAAAATCCGTGTGATTATCGATGACATAAAATCTGACTTGAACCGGGAGAGGAAAAATCGTCAGAGGTTGGAAATGGTAAATTCCAAGATGGTCAATGAGCTTGCTGATGTCAAGTTACTGTCGAAGCGATATATGCAGGAGtatgagaaagagaagaaggcTAGGGAGTTAATAGAGGAAGTATGCGATGAGCTTGCCAAGGAAATTGGAGAAGACAAGACTGAAGTAGAAGACTTGAAGAGGGAATCCATGAAACTCCGTGAGGAAGTGGACGAAGAGAGGAAAATGTTGCAGATGGCTGAGGTGTGGCGTGAAGAACGGGTTCAGATGAAGCTGGTTGACGCGAAGGTGATGGTTGCAGAGAAGTATTCACAGATGAACAAGTTAGTAGCAGATTTAGAGACTTTTTTAAGTTTGAGAAATGAAATCCCAGATGGGGAGGAAACCAGAAAAGCAGAATTCCTTCGAAAGGCTGCTGCTGCAGTAAATATCCAAGGAATCAAGGAATTTGCGTACGAGCCTCCGAACCCAAATGagattttctctgtttttgaaGATGTCAATTGCCGTGAGGCCAATGAGAGGAGGGAGGTCGGAGATTGCAGTGGATCCAGTCATGTCAGTTGTACATCCGGGGTTCGTACTATGAGTCGTGAAGCTAACATGTTTAATGAAGACCGTCTGCTGAGACCTTCAAATTCATGTTTTGAAGAGAGTGGTGACATGGAAGAAGATGACAGTGGGTGGGAAACTGTGAGCcatgtagatgatcagggttcAAGTTCTTCACCTGAGGGGAGTAACCCATCCGTCAACAAGATTGGATGGGAAGATAATGCATGTGAATATACACAAATAGCAGAAATTCGTGAAGTTACTGAATTTGCAATGAGAAATTCGAAGACGGTGCCATTTGCATCTCGGATTTTGAAATCATGCCCAAATAGTGGTGATAACTGCAAGATAATTGCAGGGGAAGGGATGATGAATGGAAGGATCTCCAATGGCAGCAGGCTTTCAAGTGGGGCCAGCATTTCTCCGGATAGAGGTTCAGGTAAAGGCACGGTTAGTCCCCAGGATTTGGCGGGGCAATGGAGCTCACCTGAATTGGGGAATCCACAAATAACTCAAGGGCTGAAAGGGCCCATTGAATGGCCGCGTGGGGTGCAGAAGAGTAGTTTGAAAGCTAAGCTTTTGGAAGCCAGGATCGAGAGTCAGAAGATGCAATTGCGTCAAGTTCTTAAGCAGAAGGGTTAG
- the LOC131322611 gene encoding uncharacterized protein LOC131322611, giving the protein MGNCIRKESPMQWAGEDWGSPAAPEHLFSGEDALLRNADKNNEAADVSSPPSTTATSATKTTEVKIKITKKQLEELLGKVEVQGLSVPQLLDQLMSASDRFVAQQRSWRPALQSIPEIN; this is encoded by the coding sequence atgggaAATTGCATTAGAAAAGAATCACCAATGCAATGGGCCGGCGAAGACTGGGGCTCTCCGGCAGCGCCGGAACACCTTTTCTCCGGCGAGGATGCCCTTCTACGAAACGCCGACAAAAATAACGAGGCGGCGGACGTTTCTTCTCCTCCTTCTACTACTGCCACGTCGGCAACTAAAACGACAGAGGTGAAGATCAAGATCACGAAGAAGCAGCTGGAGGAGTTGCTGGGTAAGGTGGAGGTGCAGGGGCTGTCGGTGCCCCAGCTGCTGGATCAACTCATGAGCGCCAGTGATCGGTTCGTGGCCCAGCAGAGGTCCTGGAGGCCGGCCCTGCAGAGTATTCCTGAGATCAACTGA